From Corvus moneduloides isolate bCorMon1 chromosome 4, bCorMon1.pri, whole genome shotgun sequence, one genomic window encodes:
- the MTERF2 gene encoding transcription termination factor 2, mitochondrial, producing MMLRGVAHCAKDTFTLLLTRSQSCNPGLKFSSVWPDVANRSFLIHSSYTTDTKSREENKKTLESLYSLSVDVTKIRRLKEWVLLQDVAYVKEIAGILQEMGADETAVANIIERCPEAILHTPAEINSQRALWQLVCQNEKQLIKLIEQFPESFFTTDCQQNQKANILFFQELGLKNNIITRFLTSAPNIFYNPVEKNKNVIETLQRNYLNLGGSEANMKIWILKLLSQNPFILLNTSTAIQENLEFLQKNDFTDQEVLQLLSKLKGFIFQLNSTTMQKSMLFSKNVFKCSDQELKQLVLKCPALLYYSVPVLEERLEGLLKEGISIAQIRETPMVLELTTQIVQYRIKKLSALGYDIKSGNLESLNGTKKDFEVTYGKIQSKKERPIFNPVAPLHIED from the coding sequence ATGATGTTGAGAGGAGTCGCTCACTGTGCAAAAGACACATTCACTCTTCTGTTGACAAGATCTCAGAGCTGTAACCCGGGACTGAAGTTTTCCTCAGTATGGCCTGATGTAGCAAACAGAAGCTTCCTAATACATTCCAGTTACACAACTGATACCAAGtcaagagaggaaaataaaaaaacccttgagAGTCTCTACAGTTTGTCAGTTGATGTCACGAAGATACGCAGACTGAAGGAATGGGTCCTTCTCCAGGATGTGGCCTATGTTAAAGAAATTGCTGGTATATTACAGGAAATGGGAGCAGATGAGACCGCTGTAGCCAACATTATAGAACGCTGCCCCGAGGCAATTCTCCACACCCCAGCAGAGATAAACTCTCAAAGAGCTTTATGGCAATTAGTATGCCAGAATGAAAAACAGCTGATTAAATTAATAGAGCAATTTCCAGAGTCTTTTTTTACTACTGACTGTCAGCAGAACCAGAAGGCAAACATACTGTTTTTTCAAGAGCTGGGACTTAAGAATAATATAATCACCAGGTTCTTGACAAGTGCACCCAATATTTTCTATAATCCtgttgagaaaaacaaaaacgTGATAGAGACattacaaagaaattatttaaatttaggGGGGTCTGAAGCAAATATGAAGATCTGGATACTGAAGCTATTGAGccaaaatccatttattttattaaataccTCTACTGCAATCCAGGAGAACTTGGAATTTCTCCAGAAGAATGATTTCACTGACCAGGAAGTTCTACAGCTGCTCTCTAAACTTAAAGGCTTCATTTTTCAACTTAATTCTACCACTATGCAGAAGAGTATGCTTTTCTCCAAAAACGTCTTTAAGTGCAGTGATCAAGAACTAAAACAACTAGTGCTGAAATGCCCAGCCCTTCTCTACTATTCTGTTCCAGTTTTGGAAGAAAGACTTGAAGGACTACTGAAGGAAGGAATTTCTATAGCACAGATTAGAGAGACACCAATGGTGCTGGAGTTGACAACACAAATAGTTCAGTACCGAATTAAAAAGCTCTCTGCATTAGGATATGATATAAAGAGTGGAAATCTAGAAAGCTTGAATGGTACTAAAAAAGATTTTGAAGTCACTTATGGTAAGATACAATCAAAGAAGGAGAGACCTATTTTTAATCCTGTTGCTCCTCTACACATTGAAGATTAA